The following proteins come from a genomic window of Candidatus Palauibacter polyketidifaciens:
- a CDS encoding Na+/H+ antiporter NhaC family protein, protein MAEIALQEVGTYGFASLLPPLLAIGLAIYTRQVFLSLAAGIWLGHTILAGWNPAAGAAGAIDGAIGVLGDAGNARVIVFTFLIGALIATVEANGGMRGFVRWVEEARWVTNARRAQIMAWLIGIVVFIESNLTILVAGSVSRPLFDRFRISREKLAYIVDSTSAPVCILIPFNAWGALVLGILTEQGVGNPLGVFLIAIPLNLYAVVALVLAGLTAFRGWNWGPMKKAEARTQDGRLHWDHAVALADPEEIAPPPAEGVVLKPRNMLIPIAAMVVSMPVFMWVTGGGDIREGSGSTSVLWAVIVGLGLAWVLALAHRSLNLEGLSRVGLKGAGALTGMAVVLWLALSLGDVTRSLGTGLYAAGIVGDTFPLMALLPLVFVVTGGIAFATGSSWGTFAIMLAVAIPLANALGLPPAPFVAVVLSGGIFGDHCSPISDTTIIASLASATDHIEHVRTQIPYALVAGGIATAGFAVVGALM, encoded by the coding sequence ATGGCCGAAATCGCTCTGCAGGAAGTCGGTACGTACGGCTTCGCCTCGCTTCTCCCCCCCTTGCTGGCCATCGGACTCGCGATCTACACGCGCCAGGTCTTTCTCTCCCTGGCGGCCGGCATCTGGCTCGGCCACACGATACTCGCCGGCTGGAACCCGGCCGCGGGCGCCGCGGGGGCGATCGATGGCGCGATCGGCGTGCTCGGCGACGCGGGCAACGCGCGGGTCATCGTCTTCACGTTCCTCATCGGCGCCCTCATCGCCACGGTGGAGGCGAACGGCGGCATGCGGGGCTTCGTGCGCTGGGTCGAGGAGGCCCGATGGGTGACGAATGCCCGGCGCGCGCAGATCATGGCCTGGCTGATCGGGATCGTCGTCTTCATCGAATCGAATCTCACGATCCTCGTCGCGGGCTCCGTGTCCCGGCCCCTCTTCGACCGTTTCCGGATCTCGCGGGAGAAGCTGGCCTACATCGTCGACTCGACCTCGGCGCCCGTCTGCATCCTCATTCCGTTCAACGCGTGGGGCGCGCTGGTCCTGGGGATTCTGACGGAGCAGGGCGTAGGCAACCCGCTCGGTGTCTTTCTCATTGCGATTCCGCTCAACCTCTATGCCGTCGTGGCTCTCGTGCTCGCGGGCCTGACCGCCTTCCGGGGCTGGAACTGGGGCCCGATGAAGAAGGCCGAGGCGCGCACGCAGGACGGGCGTCTCCACTGGGACCATGCCGTGGCGCTCGCGGACCCGGAGGAGATCGCGCCGCCGCCGGCCGAGGGCGTCGTCCTCAAGCCTCGCAACATGCTGATCCCGATCGCGGCGATGGTCGTCTCCATGCCCGTGTTCATGTGGGTGACGGGTGGCGGCGACATCAGGGAGGGTTCGGGCTCGACGAGCGTCTTGTGGGCCGTGATCGTCGGGCTGGGGCTCGCCTGGGTTCTCGCGCTCGCCCACCGCTCACTCAATCTGGAGGGCCTGAGTCGAGTGGGACTGAAGGGGGCGGGGGCGCTCACCGGAATGGCGGTCGTGCTCTGGCTCGCGCTGTCGCTCGGCGACGTGACGAGGTCGCTGGGGACCGGTCTCTATGCGGCGGGCATCGTCGGAGACACCTTCCCGCTCATGGCGCTGCTGCCGCTGGTGTTCGTCGTCACGGGCGGGATCGCCTTCGCCACCGGGAGCAGCTGGGGGACCTTCGCGATCATGCTCGCGGTGGCCATACCGCTCGCGAACGCCCTCGGCCTGCCGCCCGCGCCGTTCGTGGCGGTGGTGCTGTCGGGCGGCATCTTCGGTGACCACTGCAGCCCGATCAGCGATACGACGATCATCGCCTCGCTCGCGTCGGCCACCGATCACATCGAGCACGTCCGCACGCAGATTCCCTATGCGCTCGTCGCGGGAGGGATCGCGACCGCTGGCTTCGCCGTCGTCGGAGCGCTGATGTGA
- a CDS encoding NYN domain-containing protein has protein sequence MNDMYTRAPHRRPSADMADAAALLIDFDNVTMGIRSNLGQELRNFLDSDIIRGKVAVQRAYADWRRYPQYIVPLSESSVDLIFAPAYGSSKKNATDIRLAIDALELVFTRPEIGTFILLSGDSDFSSLVLKLKEYGKYVIGVGLQESTSDILVQNCDEYYSYNRLSGLTAADELQTEKHDPWELTSRAVARMAERGDVMRSDRLKQVMLEMDPGFDEKTAGFSRFNRFLSEAAKRNRIVLQKRENGQYDVGLPSGAASAAGGDPVSSRGEAATAKSRSRRGRRGGRGRASAPKAPEERAPAKAGKPSAKTTDSSAAAVEGAYEALKRAVAELSRDGAPVRDSMAKRKLLQYDAAFDEGVFGFSKFSLFLRAAHDAGVVRMSRHEDGNHYLTATAAPAAPAVPARKAEPAPDGSPDEAGGRSPLSAAARAARKTLDRLRRGPAPRHEAASPGKPASRSEAAPRSEPAPRSKPAPRQEPVPRSAPSSRAAGADAPGQRKRPAQQRKAESARPERGGKDPSGARGAKTAAKGRADQGPADQGRPDRRGGSSAERRRQPKAREQRKRDAGPNREEAAPKQPAASAPKREPETRDSQPSAREKTSSRRTLGRYRSGSRGRTAAPSAAKKGGAPRIGLVADDEAAGGEAKKDAKIEDVPTRDRPAARKTGGAGKSAGGTAKPAARSAAKPAGGPIGHMVRNYAGVGKRTAEVLFDHFGDRVFDVIDSEPARLTEVLSEGRAKVVREARRAELES, from the coding sequence ATGAACGACATGTATACGCGGGCGCCTCACCGGCGCCCCTCCGCCGATATGGCAGACGCCGCGGCGCTTCTCATCGACTTCGACAACGTGACCATGGGGATCCGGTCCAACCTGGGACAGGAACTCCGGAACTTCCTCGATTCGGACATCATCCGCGGCAAGGTGGCCGTCCAGCGAGCGTACGCGGACTGGCGACGCTACCCCCAGTACATCGTGCCGCTCTCCGAGTCCTCCGTCGACCTCATCTTCGCGCCCGCCTACGGGTCGTCGAAGAAGAACGCGACCGACATCCGGCTCGCGATCGACGCGCTCGAACTGGTGTTCACGCGCCCCGAGATCGGAACCTTCATCCTCCTCTCCGGGGACTCCGACTTTTCGAGCCTCGTGCTGAAACTCAAGGAGTACGGGAAGTACGTGATCGGCGTGGGGCTCCAGGAGTCCACTTCGGACATCCTCGTCCAGAACTGCGACGAGTACTACAGCTACAACCGACTGTCCGGGCTCACGGCGGCCGACGAACTCCAGACCGAGAAACACGACCCGTGGGAGTTGACGAGCAGGGCCGTCGCGCGCATGGCGGAGCGCGGCGATGTCATGCGGTCGGATCGCCTCAAGCAGGTGATGCTGGAGATGGACCCGGGCTTCGACGAGAAGACGGCCGGTTTCTCCCGATTCAATCGATTTCTGAGCGAAGCGGCCAAACGCAATCGAATCGTGCTGCAGAAGCGGGAAAACGGCCAGTACGATGTCGGCCTGCCGTCCGGCGCGGCGTCGGCGGCGGGCGGCGACCCGGTTTCCTCCCGGGGGGAGGCCGCGACGGCGAAGAGCCGCAGTCGGCGCGGCCGTCGCGGTGGCCGCGGCCGCGCGTCCGCTCCGAAAGCCCCGGAAGAACGCGCACCCGCGAAGGCCGGGAAACCTTCGGCAAAGACGACGGACTCCTCCGCAGCCGCCGTCGAAGGTGCTTACGAGGCGCTGAAGCGCGCGGTGGCCGAACTCTCCCGGGACGGAGCCCCGGTCCGCGATTCCATGGCCAAGCGCAAGCTCCTGCAGTACGACGCCGCTTTCGATGAGGGCGTCTTCGGCTTCAGCAAGTTCAGCCTGTTCCTGCGGGCGGCGCACGACGCGGGCGTTGTCCGGATGTCCCGGCACGAGGACGGCAATCACTATCTGACCGCGACGGCCGCCCCGGCCGCCCCGGCCGTGCCCGCGCGCAAGGCGGAGCCAGCGCCGGACGGGAGCCCGGACGAGGCGGGTGGGCGGTCTCCCCTGTCCGCTGCGGCGAGGGCCGCGCGCAAGACGCTCGACCGCCTCCGGCGCGGGCCGGCACCCCGCCACGAGGCGGCGTCCCCGGGCAAGCCGGCGTCCCGCAGCGAGGCAGCGCCCCGTAGCGAGCCGGCACCCCGTAGCAAGCCGGCACCCCGGCAAGAGCCGGTGCCTCGGAGTGCGCCGTCGTCCCGGGCGGCCGGTGCGGACGCGCCGGGTCAGCGGAAAAGGCCGGCTCAGCAGCGGAAGGCGGAGTCGGCTCGACCCGAACGAGGCGGTAAGGACCCGTCCGGCGCGCGGGGCGCGAAGACAGCCGCGAAGGGTCGGGCGGATCAGGGCCCGGCGGACCAGGGTCGGCCGGATCGGCGAGGTGGCAGCTCCGCCGAGCGCCGCCGCCAGCCGAAGGCGCGCGAACAGCGGAAGCGGGATGCGGGGCCGAATCGCGAGGAAGCGGCGCCGAAGCAGCCCGCGGCGTCCGCGCCGAAGCGCGAGCCGGAGACCCGGGACAGCCAGCCGAGCGCCCGGGAGAAGACATCTTCCCGGCGAACGCTGGGACGTTACCGGTCGGGGTCCCGCGGGCGGACGGCTGCGCCGAGCGCGGCGAAGAAGGGGGGGGCGCCTCGCATCGGCCTGGTCGCCGATGACGAAGCGGCCGGGGGAGAGGCAAAGAAAGACGCAAAGATCGAGGACGTTCCGACTCGCGACAGGCCTGCGGCGCGCAAGACCGGAGGGGCCGGCAAGTCGGCCGGCGGAACCGCAAAGCCGGCTGCGAGGTCGGCCGCGAAACCGGCCGGAGGGCCCATCGGGCACATGGTCCGCAACTATGCGGGCGTGGGGAAGCGGACCGCGGAGGTGCTCTTCGACCATTTCGGCGACCGCGTCTTCGACGTCATCGACTCCGAGCCGGCGCGCTTGACGGAAGTGCTCTCGGAGGGCCGGGCGAAGGTGGTTCGCGAAGCCCGGCGCGCAGAGCTGGAGAGCTGA
- a CDS encoding DNA-3-methyladenine glycosylase, giving the protein MNDAAGSGLGSGPIDADFLARPAVEVARALLGCTVRSDCADGRTVGRIVETEAYTGPEDDACHAAERIGRTARNAPLFGPPGTAYIHRNYGIHWLLNVVTGPEGFPAGVLLRAVEPTAGLDVMRRRRGRAELTNGPARLTQALGVGPEMQGHRLDHPPLSLHWGESVPEAAVRVTTRIGISRAADQPLRFYDRRSRWVSKR; this is encoded by the coding sequence CTGAACGACGCGGCCGGTTCGGGCCTCGGGTCCGGACCGATCGACGCCGACTTCCTCGCTCGCCCCGCCGTCGAGGTGGCCCGGGCGCTGCTCGGCTGCACGGTGCGCTCCGACTGCGCCGACGGGCGGACGGTCGGCCGGATCGTCGAGACGGAAGCCTACACCGGACCCGAGGACGACGCCTGCCACGCGGCCGAGCGGATCGGCCGCACCGCGCGCAACGCGCCGCTGTTCGGACCTCCGGGCACCGCGTACATCCACCGGAACTACGGTATCCACTGGCTCCTGAACGTGGTCACGGGACCGGAAGGCTTCCCGGCCGGCGTCCTCCTGCGAGCCGTCGAGCCGACCGCGGGTCTCGACGTCATGCGCCGCCGTCGCGGTCGCGCCGAACTCACCAATGGCCCGGCCCGCCTCACCCAGGCGCTCGGAGTAGGCCCCGAGATGCAGGGGCATCGGCTCGACCATCCTCCGCTCTCCCTGCATTGGGGAGAATCCGTCCCGGAGGCTGCCGTGCGGGTCACGACGCGGATCGGGATCTCGCGCGCGGCGGACCAACCCCTCAGGTTCTACGATCGACGGAGCCGCTGGGTCTCGAAGCGCTGA
- the lysA gene encoding diaminopimelate decarboxylase, giving the protein MKHVLPVSWTESAGRGRVGGVALPELAARFGTPLIVVDEGHLEDRLARFRAAFGADAGLTYAGKAFLCGALARLLDREGWLVDVVSGGELELVRRAGFPGRNVILHGNAKSASELERAIVYGVGRIVIDHPDEIGGLRKASAATGADHRPDLLLRLNVDLTPETHEKVRTVGPGTHFGMSPSLAASVARRIAGAGEWRLAGVHIHAGSQIRDPALFSRVAEAAVGFVAPLRRCFPGTVDLDLGGGLAAPYRAGEEVPSPREYAEALEAGLRRSEAEARLGAYRLIVEPGRSVIANAGLTLYTVHARKRLEGAGEALAVDGGLSDNPRPSLYGASYEVLNASRGRGEAERSFRVVGRHCESGDVIAPAATLPGDTAVGDVLAIPGTGAYVFAMSSRYNGVGRPAVVFVRAGRAREVVRRETDDDLMACDLSLGGPAVGPLRSATQEAVRT; this is encoded by the coding sequence GTGAAGCACGTCCTGCCCGTCTCGTGGACGGAGAGCGCCGGACGCGGGCGCGTCGGCGGAGTGGCCCTGCCGGAACTCGCCGCGCGATTCGGGACGCCGCTGATCGTCGTCGACGAGGGCCACCTGGAGGATCGCCTCGCCCGCTTTCGCGCCGCTTTCGGAGCGGACGCCGGACTGACGTACGCCGGCAAGGCCTTCCTGTGCGGGGCCCTCGCGCGGCTCCTGGACCGGGAGGGCTGGCTGGTGGATGTCGTCTCCGGCGGGGAACTCGAACTTGTGCGGCGCGCCGGCTTCCCGGGACGAAACGTCATCCTGCACGGGAACGCAAAGTCGGCCTCCGAGTTGGAACGAGCCATCGTCTACGGCGTGGGACGGATCGTCATCGACCATCCGGACGAAATCGGGGGTCTGCGGAAAGCCTCGGCCGCGACCGGTGCCGACCATCGTCCCGACCTGCTCCTGCGGCTGAACGTGGACCTGACCCCGGAGACGCACGAGAAGGTGCGAACCGTGGGGCCGGGCACGCATTTCGGGATGTCGCCGTCCCTCGCGGCGTCCGTCGCGCGCCGGATCGCGGGCGCGGGTGAGTGGCGCCTGGCGGGGGTCCACATCCACGCGGGCAGCCAGATTCGGGATCCCGCGCTCTTCTCCCGGGTCGCGGAGGCGGCGGTGGGTTTCGTGGCGCCGCTGCGGCGCTGTTTTCCGGGGACGGTCGATCTGGATCTCGGGGGAGGGCTCGCGGCGCCCTATCGCGCCGGGGAGGAGGTGCCCTCGCCCCGGGAGTACGCCGAGGCGCTGGAGGCCGGCCTGCGCCGGTCCGAGGCAGAGGCGCGGCTTGGCGCGTACCGGCTCATCGTCGAACCGGGCCGGTCCGTGATCGCGAACGCCGGTCTCACCCTCTACACGGTTCACGCGCGCAAGCGCCTCGAAGGGGCGGGGGAGGCGCTGGCCGTGGACGGCGGGCTCTCCGATAACCCGCGCCCGTCGCTGTACGGCGCGAGCTACGAGGTGCTCAACGCATCGCGCGGGCGCGGCGAGGCCGAGCGGTCCTTCCGGGTCGTGGGAAGGCACTGCGAGTCGGGCGATGTGATCGCGCCGGCGGCGACGCTGCCGGGCGACACGGCCGTAGGCGACGTGCTCGCCATCCCGGGCACCGGCGCCTACGTGTTCGCGATGTCGAGCCGGTACAACGGGGTCGGACGCCCCGCCGTCGTCTTCGTGCGGGCCGGAAGGGCGCGGGAGGTGGTTCGCCGCGAGACGGACGACGACCTCATGGCGTGCGACCTCTCACTCGGCGGTCCGGCCGTCGGCCCGCTGCGCTCCGCGACACAGGAGGCTGTACGCACATGA